The sequence gttgtttttattaGGCTTTTGCCtcattttttgttatatattattcactaacccaaaaaaaaaaaaaaagagtcaaaAATATCTTCTGCCTCCATGTCTGTATATTCAGGCAATCTCCAACTGTGGGCTATATCCTAAATATAGTcctaaaataatgcaaaactcATCTTCAGTCATGgactaaacaaaattttggccGAATTTAGAGGGACACCTTTGGCCCTTTAGCCCTTCAACTGGGCCACATGTAGCCTAGACATGTAGCCTAGCTTTGGCCTAGTCCAAATTTTTTGTGAGCCCCATGCATGTGCTTTTAAATGTGTTtcaattcattttgtttaagaaaaaaagtataaaaaagTATTGGTTATGACCGTTGCAGGTCAGACCATTGAAACCcaatcctctttttttttccttttttttttaaaaaatgtgatCACCTTTTTAAATGTCAATTCATGtcattaagaaaaaattataaaaaattattgatcaTGGCCGTTGGAGGTCAAATCATTGAAATccatcctttttttctttttcttttttaatttacatGTGGTcacctttttaaatgttttcaagtgttgtttaaaaaaaaaatttataattaaattaaacaatatataGTTGTAGAATATATGAGCATTGTAtcatagtttttctcaaaataataaaatatgaatgaaCCTAAAATATAGTCTTGCATGGTTGGATATGGAAAAATTTAGTCATGCACTattctttgaaaaattaatattttagagGGCTAAATTTTTAACCATAGACTACATTTAGTTCTATGACTGGAGATGGCTTCATGGTCATATGTTCTTTGACCCAGCTTACCTCTAACTAAAGTTTCTAGTCTCTGATCTATTATGGTCATGCCCATCAAGTAATCTAAGTTGGGCACGACAAAGAACACGACCCGCTAACACAAATTTGCCGGCCTAGCTCCAAGGAACACGACAAAGAACACGACCCGCTAACACAAATTTGCCGGCCTAGCTCCAAAGAACACGACCCGCTAACACAAATTTGCCGGCCTAGCTCCAAAGAACACGACAAAGAACACGACCCGACCCTAGCTAACACGACCCGCTATTTGCCGCCCTAGCTCCAAGGAACACGACAAAGAACACGACCCGCTAACACAAGTATGAATATGCATGAAACAGAGAAATTAGGAATTTTAAATCCACAAATTACCAGATTGCGGGGTCAATAATGGATCAATAGCTTGGACGTGTCCAACCCTGCCACAAGTTCACAACCCGATCCATTCAAACATTTTTCATTATCTACCCAATAAgcacaacaaaacaaacgATAACGATGACAATGATATCGaacatttcaaaaataaacaaatcgAAATTTGGAGATCGAAAGGAGCCGTAACTCGTAAGGAATACAAATCTCAAATTTACAAGGtttcaaaagagagagagagagagagagagagagagagagagagagagagaaagagagagaaagagaccgGGGGTGTTGTGATGAAGGGTAATCAACGGTGGAGATCGGTGGCGAACGGCGGTGATAGGAGGGGGAAGGGCCAGTGGAGAGAGGTGAGAGGATAAAAGTGCACAGAGAGCGTCAGAAGCACACATCGGACAAATGAGGGGGATGAGGGCGATATCAAAGGTAATTTCGGAATATGTTCAAAGATGTGAGGGGTTTTTCGTCTAGCTAAGAAATTCACTTCCAACGTGAAAACAGTAACGGTAAAACAGTTATAAAGAAACTATCAATGCATGGGCCAAGATAAAGGGGATTTGCGGATGACCTAGGGTTGAATGGGAAAGTACAGAGTGAGGCCAAATCGAGGCCAAAtcgagaaattatagaataatACGGTAGTATTAATTGTCATATTGTGATcgataataattataataggaCATGTGAAAAACCAGGAATTCGAATTGAATGATCATGTATGTAAATGTTCTATTAATATTTAcatacaagaaaaataaattgttcaTAGTAAGTGTGGTGGATTTCATAATAATGTCTTGTGTAATGGtttgtaaatttttgttaCCTTGGCTTGTAGCCATGGAGGAATTGCGTGATTCAATGTATTATCTAATTGGCAGAATTTAAGTGCACGTAAGAAAACAGAGAGTGAATGAGTCTAACATTTCTTGATAACCTAATTTGACTGCATCTAGATAAGATTGAAATCAGTCATTACTCCTAATCTTTGTTCTGATTCCTAATATTTCTTGATACATAAAATCCCGCTTAATTATGTGTAGCACCAAACAAATCATTGAAATAAGTGATTTTTCTCTCCGATGTAATGTTATCCATTACAATTCAATCTTGGGTGTGAATCCTATCCAATCTTAGGAACATGGTTTCTATTTGTGTTCTAAATTCAACAATAGAAACGTGCACTAATACGTTAGATACTACGATAGGAAGGTCTACTTCACGAGCACGCATTACCATATAGGgtgaaatattttaatttgttttatccTTGTTGCCAATGCTAATGttatttccatttccattctgaaattaaattgaaatcaGGGATGCTGTATATTTAATAGTGTTTTGGGTAATTAGCAACCATAGAAAGATAAGACATCTGTTTCTTCAACCTAAGATCATCAGCATAGAGGTAAGATTTATTACTAGTTTCGTGTTCAAGCATCAGCATAGAGGTAAGATTTATTACGTTGCTATTTACGTAATTctaatttgattatttgaaGTTGAAGCCAATTGCTAATGAAATCTATCACACAatgtttcttaaaaaaatttttaTCATTTCCATTACATAAATAGAGCATTCTTTCTTATTATCGCCAGTATACTATGGCCAAATAAAAttgatacatatatatatctaagAAGCGATCACAATGCAGAACTACAAACTAGTGTGATCACAGaatcaaatccaaaaaaaagaacattgaCAAGCAGGAAATAAGCTAGTACTGGCAGTAAAACCTTAGCtgcaatgcaatgcaataCAAACAAAGCTGGTTTCAGCCTGTTCTGGTGGTATATGGGGATGGACATGGAGGAACATGCACTTCCACCACGCCTTCAAGCATCTGCACAACTTTCCTCATAGTTGGTCTAAGAGACGGGTCATCTTGAATACACCAAATAGCAATCATCACAAGCTTTTCTGGCTTCATTCTATCATCTAAGGCCTGAACTTCATTATCTAGAACTAGAACAGCATCTAACATTCCTCCGCGGTAGCAATCATAGACCCAATCCGTTAAAATTGCTCTCTCCTCAAAGCTATTGTCCACATCAACGCTTCTCCTACAGCAAATGATCTCAAGCAGCACAACACCAAAGCCATACACATCAACTTTGGCAGTGATTGGCATGTTCCTGAACCACTCAGGGGCAACATACCCTTTTGTTCCTCTAATGGCAGTATGTGTGTGGCTCTGATTCATCATCAAAAGCTTTGCCAATCCAAAATCAGAGATCCGAGCAGTGTAATAATCGTCAAGCAGTATGTTCTGAGGCTTTATATCACAATGGATGACTTGGGTGCTGCACTCTTCATGCAAGTACAAAAGTCCCTTGGCAACTCCACAAGCAATTTCAATTCGCTGCGTCCAACTGGGTTTTGTATCAGCAAAAAGGAAGCTTGCTAACGTGCCATTGCTTAAGAACTCGTATACTAGCAATCGATGTTGCCCTTCGTCACAATACCCAACCAGGCAAACTAGATTCTTGTGATGTGTCTTACCAATTACGCTCAGTTCTGTCTTGAATTCCTTCTCACCATCTTGTATCACACAGTTTAGCTTCTTCACTGCCACTTGGACACCAGAACCAATTTGTATTGTCCCTTTGTAAACAACTCCAAACGCACCCCTTCCTAATTCTTCTGTGAATCCATTTGTAGCTTCTTGAAGCTGTTGGTAACTAAAAGAACACAAATTTGAGTCCAACATATTTTTGATAGACCTTACTTGTTCCTTCTGGAAAACGAAGAAAATCCCAGACAAACAGCAGCACTAAACATAAAACTAACAAAGATAGAGGTAGCCAGAATTACAGATTCCATGGGTATCAAAGTGTTactgctcttcttcttcttatcatCTGGATTTGGCATTGGAGAAAATTGTAGAGTTGTGTTATCCTTTCTGACTTTGAAGAAAGCCTTTGAATTAAGACTGACATCCACTCTCCCATTTGAGAGaggtaatttctttttccagcAGGTTTCATTCCTGAAAACAGCAAAAGCACACAAACAATCTTGAAAGCAAGATTCATTGCACTTTTCTGCAGTAAAAGGTCTGAACTCCGCATAATCTGAGATTGGCCAATCAATATTTGTCATCACGATTACATCATATGGATCTTTTGTGGTAGTAAGCTCATCTTCTTCACAGCCTTGTATGAAATCCGGTTGGCAGCTCCCAAATGGTTCCTTTGGATCAAGTAAAGAGAATCCTCTTGGGCATTGACAGGTTGGCCTATTATCAGCGTTGAGCTTGGAGATACTGTTGTACCCACAAATACCAAAACCTGAATCTTCTGTATTTCTTCGGCAAATATCATCTGGCTCTGACCACAGAAGAGTCCAGCTTACATTTCCAGTGAAATTCTTTGGGTGATAATATTGAGCGAAAATCCCATCAAAGTTGAGAGTTGCTCTAATATAGTTGTCCCTTGCTGAGACTACCTTTTCCCCTGCAAGATTGTACTTTCCACCATTCTCTCTCAGAACATACAAGTAGCCTGAGACATTGAAAACCAATTCTTTACCTTCACTACCTGCCACAGTCCCTGAGGTAGTGTCGGTTTCATAGTAAGGTTCGTTGGCAAATTCTGTTGGCAAGTTTATGGAGCTGAGCACAAGTTTCCCATCTTCTTGCAGAAGCAGCTGGAGCCGTCCCTTTGAATAGTCAGTCTCCGAATATCGAGATGAAAGCGTCCCActtctttcaattttctgtCCAGGCAACAAGGTATCTGTAGGATTGTTGAAGGTCTCCTATAAATTTCCTGATTTGCCATCTTGAAGAACAAAGTTGCCAGTATTATTCATGACCGCATTGGCAACAACACCAACAATGGTTTCAGATTTCCATAGCTCTTCACCCTGAGGACTTGTAAGCTCTAGTCCACTGTTAGCCAAGTTCACAGTTGATCCATTAGGTGCAAGCGCAGGCTTATTATCCCTATTTGCATACCAAACTATGGTTCTGTTTGGTATTTTGGCATACCATATTGAGAGCAGGAAAAGATCATTGTTTCCAAGTGGCAGAAATCCAAAGGCAAAATCACCAGATGGAGAAAACCATGGTGAGGAGTTACCTGCAGTTGCAGTAAGAGAAGCACCGACTGCTATGCTAAACTTCACACAGAGAAGCGCCAACTGTCAAATTGCAATACTCAGAGCAACCTGTTTCACTGTTGAAAGTTTGGGACCTGGAAACCAAACTTCACACAAcagaatttttcaaatttagtACATGGTTGCAAGCATGACAAGTACAGCCGTTTTAAAATAGTGGGAGCAATAATT comes from Prunus dulcis chromosome 6, ALMONDv2, whole genome shotgun sequence and encodes:
- the LOC117633132 gene encoding G-type lectin S-receptor-like serine/threonine-protein kinase LECRK3, whose protein sequence is MVFSIWDNKPALAPNGSTVNLANSGLELTSPQGEELWKSETIVGVVANAKIERSGTLSSRYSETDYSKGRLQLLLQEDGKLVLSSINLPTEFANEPYYETDTTSGTVAGSEGKELVFNVSGYLYVLRENGGKYNLAGEKVVSARDNYIRATLNFDGIFAQYYHPKNFTGNVSWTLLWSEPDDICRRNTEDSGFGICGYNSISKLNADNRPTCQCPRGFSLLDPKEPFGSCQPDFIQGCEEDELTTTKDPYDVIVMTNIDWPISDYAEFRPFTAEKCNESCFQDCLCAFAVFRNETCWKKKLPLSNGRVDVSLNSKAFFKVRKDNTTLQFSPMPNPDDKKKKSSNTLIPMESCCCLSGIFFVFQKEQVRSIKNMLDSNLCSFSYQQLQEATNGFTEELGRGAFGVVYKGTIQIGSGVQVAVKKLNCVIQDGEKEFKTELSVIGKTHHKNLVCLVGYCDEGQHRLLVYEFLSNGTLASFLFADTKPSWTQRIEIACGVAKGLLYLHEECSTQVIHCDIKPQNILLDDYYTARISDFGLAKLLMMNQSHTHTAIRGTKGYVAPEWFRNMPITAKVDNITSERKITYFNDLFGATHN